One genomic region from Candidatus Hydrogenedentota bacterium encodes:
- a CDS encoding acyl carrier protein yields the protein MAEINVAETVKKIVVENLERKPEEVTDDARFIEDLGADSLDLTELLMALEEEYNVEIDDEANDIQTVGDAIKYIESKLNNK from the coding sequence ATGGCAGAGATTAATGTCGCGGAAACCGTCAAGAAGATCGTTGTGGAGAACCTCGAGCGCAAGCCCGAAGAGGTAACCGACGACGCTCGCTTCATCGAGGATCTGGGCGCGGATTCGCTCGATCTTACGGAATTGCTGATGGCGCTCGAGGAAGAGTACAATGTCGAGATCGATGACGAAGCGAATGACATCCAGACGGTCGGTGACGCGATAAAGTACATCGAGTCGAAGCTGAACAACAAATAA
- a CDS encoding glycoside hydrolase family 32 protein, protein MQNRMNRVCLICLCGLAFLAGMAWTAENPPEILIANFEDSTYGDWKAEGTAFGPGPARGTLPNQMEVSGFEGKGLVNSFFEGDATTGTLTSPPFEIQRDYISFLIGGGMHPGETCINLIVDGGVVRTATGPNDKPGGTERLDWYSWDVSDLREKTAVIQVVDAHTGGWGHINIDHILQANHSVGTQETSRELAIVEDYLSFQFGAEQGGRSQVSLRLNNEVVRYTAGQNRQEPYWITWDVSQLKGKTAALSIIEVTLGGHRIADTVHHDGEVRGVLYVTDKLYQETYRPQFHFTPKKNWTNDPNGLVYYDGEYHLFFQHNPEGIDWGNMTWGHAVSPDLMHWTQLENAILPDEHGTIFSGSAVIDTRNTSGFQAGPHPPLVCIFTYAGDFGTPKRPFTQGIAYSTDRGRTFTKYQGNPVVENLGPGNRDPKVFWHAPTNKWVMVLYVGTRSDFVILGSPDLKNWERLSTITFPDGHECPELFELPVDGDPANTRWVLWEGGGRHMLGKFDGVTFSPETGVLPSEWGRNCYAGQTYNNVPGGRRIFIAWMNGGSYPGMPFNQQMAFPRVFTLRSTPDGPRLYAYPIAEIETIREARGHWADETLEPGANPLKDLQGELWDIDAVIRPQDGSRTVLNVRGTPIVYDAAKAALSCLDKEAALPLEDASLALRVLIDRTSIEIFANGGRLVMSFCFLPDLLDKTLSLTCEQGSAHIDRLDIWEVRSTWPETP, encoded by the coding sequence ATGCAAAACCGAATGAATCGCGTCTGCCTCATATGCCTCTGTGGATTGGCGTTCTTGGCCGGGATGGCATGGACTGCCGAAAACCCGCCGGAAATTCTCATCGCCAATTTCGAGGACAGCACCTACGGCGACTGGAAGGCCGAGGGCACGGCGTTCGGCCCCGGTCCGGCACGCGGCACGCTCCCAAACCAGATGGAAGTGTCCGGATTCGAGGGCAAGGGTCTCGTCAATTCGTTTTTCGAAGGCGACGCTACAACAGGCACGCTCACTTCTCCCCCCTTCGAGATCCAGCGTGATTACATCTCGTTTCTCATAGGAGGCGGGATGCACCCCGGCGAAACGTGCATCAATCTCATAGTTGACGGCGGCGTTGTGCGCACCGCCACCGGGCCTAACGACAAGCCCGGCGGTACCGAGCGGCTCGACTGGTATTCCTGGGACGTCTCGGACCTACGCGAGAAAACGGCGGTCATCCAGGTCGTGGATGCCCACACGGGCGGATGGGGCCACATCAACATCGACCACATACTCCAGGCAAACCACAGCGTCGGCACCCAGGAAACTTCGCGCGAACTCGCGATTGTCGAGGACTACCTCAGCTTCCAGTTCGGGGCCGAACAAGGCGGCCGTTCCCAGGTGAGCCTTCGCCTGAACAACGAGGTCGTCCGCTATACGGCCGGGCAGAACCGCCAGGAACCTTATTGGATCACCTGGGACGTATCCCAGCTCAAAGGCAAGACCGCGGCGCTGAGCATCATCGAGGTCACTCTGGGCGGCCACCGCATCGCGGATACCGTGCACCACGACGGCGAAGTCCGCGGCGTGTTGTACGTCACCGACAAGTTGTACCAGGAAACCTACCGCCCGCAATTCCACTTCACACCCAAGAAGAACTGGACCAACGACCCCAACGGACTCGTTTATTACGACGGCGAATACCATCTTTTCTTCCAGCACAACCCTGAGGGCATCGACTGGGGCAACATGACATGGGGCCACGCGGTCAGCCCCGACCTCATGCACTGGACCCAGCTCGAGAACGCCATACTTCCCGACGAACACGGAACCATCTTCAGCGGGTCGGCGGTCATCGACACCCGGAACACCTCCGGGTTCCAGGCGGGCCCCCATCCGCCGCTGGTCTGCATATTCACGTACGCGGGAGACTTCGGAACACCCAAGCGTCCGTTCACGCAAGGCATCGCATACTCCACCGACCGCGGGCGCACATTCACTAAGTACCAAGGCAACCCGGTCGTCGAAAACCTCGGACCCGGCAACCGCGACCCCAAAGTGTTCTGGCACGCCCCGACAAACAAGTGGGTGATGGTGCTCTATGTGGGAACCCGAAGCGATTTCGTCATCCTCGGCTCCCCGGACCTGAAGAACTGGGAGCGGCTCAGCACGATCACCTTCCCCGACGGGCACGAGTGCCCCGAGCTGTTCGAACTGCCCGTTGACGGCGACCCCGCCAACACGCGCTGGGTCCTCTGGGAAGGCGGCGGAAGGCATATGCTCGGTAAATTCGACGGCGTGACGTTCTCCCCCGAGACCGGCGTGCTCCCGAGTGAATGGGGACGGAACTGCTACGCCGGACAGACCTACAACAACGTGCCCGGCGGACGCCGCATCTTCATCGCGTGGATGAACGGCGGAAGCTATCCGGGCATGCCGTTCAACCAGCAGATGGCCTTCCCCCGCGTATTCACACTGCGCAGTACGCCCGACGGGCCGCGGCTATACGCCTATCCCATCGCCGAAATCGAGACCATACGCGAAGCGCGCGGCCACTGGGCCGACGAAACGCTCGAGCCTGGCGCGAATCCCCTCAAAGATCTCCAAGGCGAACTCTGGGACATCGATGCCGTCATACGTCCGCAGGACGGGTCCCGGACCGTGCTGAACGTTCGCGGAACCCCCATCGTATACGATGCGGCGAAAGCGGCTCTGTCGTGCCTCGACAAGGAGGCTGCACTCCCCCTGGAAGATGCCTCGCTGGCGCTGCGCGTCCTGATAGATCGCACCTCCATCGAGATCTTCGCCAACGGCGGCAGGCTTGTAATGTCGTTTTGTTTCCTCCCGGACCTGCTCGATAAGACGCTATCGTTGACCTGCGAACAGGGCTCGGCGCATATCGACCGGCTCGATATCTGGGAGGTGCGCTCGACATGGCCGGAAACGCCGTGA
- the fabF gene encoding beta-ketoacyl-ACP synthase II — MRVVITGAGVVTPLGNSVAEFWKGLCEGRSGVRRIDRFDPSEYACQIAGQAEDCVPEGMSGKDLRRRDRYTRFALYAADQAWRQAGLAADKVNPERCGAIVGSGVGGFDTVQEQVTVLVQQGPRRVSPLLAPMALVNMASSEICIRLGLEGPNRAVVTACATGNHCIADAADALRMGKADVMLAGGAEASIVPICVAGFSSMKALSRRNDAPERASRPFDAERDGFVMGEGAGILVLESEAHARARGAEILGEIAGYAESCDAFHVTAPREDGSGAARAMRGALNDAQANPEDIHYFNAHGTSTKYNDIAESRALRAVFGEAMPPVSSNKSMIGHLLGAAGAVEAIATLLTIRRGVIPPSINYETPDPECPVNIVANEARETDVEFAMSNSLGFGGHNSSLIIKRYE, encoded by the coding sequence ATGCGCGTGGTGATTACAGGAGCGGGGGTGGTTACCCCCTTGGGCAACTCTGTTGCGGAATTCTGGAAGGGGTTGTGCGAGGGCCGGTCCGGCGTGCGGCGTATCGATCGTTTTGACCCCTCTGAGTATGCCTGTCAAATCGCCGGGCAGGCGGAAGACTGTGTGCCCGAAGGCATGTCAGGGAAGGATTTGCGCCGCAGGGACCGGTATACGCGTTTTGCGCTGTATGCGGCCGATCAGGCGTGGCGTCAGGCGGGATTGGCCGCGGATAAGGTCAATCCCGAGCGGTGTGGGGCAATCGTAGGCAGTGGAGTGGGCGGGTTTGATACCGTTCAGGAGCAGGTCACCGTGCTGGTGCAACAGGGACCGCGCCGCGTTTCGCCCCTCCTGGCGCCCATGGCGTTAGTCAACATGGCCTCGAGCGAGATTTGTATCCGGTTGGGCCTTGAGGGTCCGAACCGCGCCGTCGTGACAGCCTGCGCCACCGGCAACCATTGTATTGCAGACGCCGCGGACGCCCTTCGTATGGGGAAAGCCGACGTCATGCTGGCGGGGGGGGCTGAGGCGTCGATTGTGCCCATCTGTGTGGCGGGTTTTTCGTCGATGAAGGCGTTATCGCGCCGCAACGATGCCCCCGAACGTGCCAGCCGCCCCTTTGATGCGGAGCGGGACGGTTTTGTGATGGGCGAAGGGGCGGGCATCCTGGTGCTCGAGTCCGAGGCGCATGCCAGGGCGCGCGGCGCGGAAATCCTGGGTGAAATCGCCGGGTACGCCGAAAGCTGCGACGCGTTTCATGTAACGGCGCCTCGCGAGGACGGTTCGGGGGCCGCCCGGGCCATGCGCGGGGCGTTGAACGATGCCCAGGCAAATCCCGAAGATATTCACTATTTCAACGCGCACGGTACGAGCACCAAGTACAACGATATTGCGGAAAGCCGTGCGTTGCGGGCGGTTTTTGGAGAGGCGATGCCACCGGTGAGCTCGAACAAATCGATGATAGGGCACCTGCTTGGCGCGGCCGGCGCCGTCGAGGCTATCGCCACGCTCCTGACGATCCGGCGCGGGGTGATTCCGCCGTCTATCAATTACGAGACCCCGGACCCTGAATGTCCCGTGAATATCGTGGCGAACGAAGCGCGTGAAACCGACGTTGAATTTGCCATGTCAAACTCGTTAGGATTTGGGGGTCACAATTCGTCTCTGATTATCAAACGGTATGAATAG
- a CDS encoding aldolase/citrate lyase family protein yields the protein MTGRELGERLRAGMRVYGTSIVSSSPHWPAAVQQSGLDFVFLDTEHITQDRVALSWMCRTYRALGIVPVVRIPRADPYLACQVLDGGACGIVAAYIETPEEVRALVGATKYRPLKGARLERVLDDPGSLAPEMRAYVRDRCADNVLIVNIESVPAMENLDAILAVPGLDAVLVGPHDMTCNFGVPEQYRHPRFEGAIRELIAKARAANIGVGVHFFWDTLDQEIGWAKAGENLMLHSSDITLFSKALSADIGLLKNALGDAAPEAAGEEVIV from the coding sequence ATGACAGGCAGGGAACTTGGCGAAAGACTCCGGGCAGGGATGCGCGTCTATGGCACGTCGATCGTCTCCTCGTCGCCTCATTGGCCCGCGGCGGTACAGCAATCGGGCCTCGACTTCGTGTTTCTGGACACGGAGCACATCACGCAGGATCGCGTGGCCCTTTCGTGGATGTGCCGCACGTATCGCGCCCTTGGAATCGTGCCTGTCGTGCGCATTCCACGGGCCGATCCCTATCTTGCGTGCCAGGTGCTGGACGGGGGCGCCTGCGGCATTGTCGCCGCCTACATCGAGACGCCGGAGGAGGTCCGGGCGCTTGTCGGCGCGACAAAATACCGGCCGTTGAAAGGCGCGCGGCTGGAGCGCGTGCTTGACGACCCCGGGTCGCTTGCCCCCGAGATGCGGGCGTACGTGCGGGACCGTTGCGCCGACAATGTCCTCATTGTAAACATCGAGAGCGTGCCTGCCATGGAGAACCTCGATGCGATTCTCGCCGTGCCGGGACTGGACGCGGTGCTGGTTGGCCCTCATGACATGACGTGCAATTTCGGGGTGCCGGAACAGTACCGCCACCCGAGATTTGAGGGGGCCATTCGCGAACTGATTGCGAAAGCACGGGCGGCAAACATCGGCGTCGGGGTGCATTTTTTCTGGGATACGCTCGACCAGGAGATTGGATGGGCGAAGGCAGGCGAGAACTTGATGCTGCATAGCAGCGACATCACGCTCTTCAGCAAAGCGTTGAGCGCCGACATCGGTTTGTTGAAGAATGCCCTCGGGGACGCCGCCCCGGAAGCCGCCGGCGAGGAGGTTATTGTCTGA
- a CDS encoding sodium-translocating pyrophosphatase, producing the protein MGESGFLGVAGFASLCALAFVAYLARYVLSKPQGNETMEHLSKLVQQGAAAFLKREYTYVSAFVAAIMVFFIVVGGAKPEFGVNWQTAVAFLFGACASAATGILGMTIATRSNARTAAAAQSGGVKSALDVAVSGGAVMGMGVVGIGVLGLIIVYILFKGEPTVVNGYAMGASLLALFARSGGGIFTKGADMGADLVGKVEAGIPEDDPRNPAVIADNVGDNVGDVAGLGADLLESYVEAIIASLAVAVIISRAADAAASGAAYVTAYPFVIAAIGIFASIVGVMYVKIFARSNPQKALMFGTYIAAILSIAGVFVYSAAAGTPFVLEGVTYGKYGPAWACVIGILSGMIVGFVSEYFTSGSYGPVQKLAERCQTGPAIAVTEGTAVGMQSTCVPVIALGIAVVISYYVAGTYGVAIASLGMLATTGMVVAVDAYGPIADNSGGIAEMAGLDPSVRKITDNLDAVGNTTAAIGKGFAIGSAAFAAIGLLSAFMLTVNMVRVKNGQGALVTTLDEATVLGGLLIGAMMPFFFSSMLFRAVGKCADTMIMEVRRQFREIPGLKEGKKGVHPDSTKCVSIATKGAINGMLFPGGMAIVAPVIVGFALGAEGLAGFLVGAIATGVMLGIQTANSGGAMDNAKKYIEEGNFGGKGSDAHKAAVVGDTVGDPLKDTVGPSINILIKLMCVISLVLAPLFA; encoded by the coding sequence ATGGGTGAAAGTGGATTTCTAGGCGTTGCCGGGTTCGCCAGTCTCTGCGCGCTGGCGTTTGTGGCTTACCTGGCCAGGTACGTGCTGTCAAAGCCGCAGGGTAACGAGACGATGGAACATCTCTCGAAACTGGTGCAGCAGGGCGCAGCGGCGTTCCTGAAGAGAGAATACACCTATGTGTCCGCGTTTGTCGCGGCGATCATGGTTTTCTTCATCGTAGTGGGAGGGGCCAAGCCCGAATTCGGCGTGAACTGGCAAACGGCCGTCGCGTTTCTGTTCGGCGCGTGCGCGAGCGCGGCGACCGGCATACTGGGCATGACCATCGCGACACGCTCGAACGCCCGCACCGCGGCGGCTGCCCAGTCGGGCGGCGTCAAGAGCGCTCTTGACGTGGCCGTGAGCGGCGGCGCGGTCATGGGTATGGGCGTGGTCGGCATCGGCGTGCTCGGCCTTATCATCGTCTACATCCTGTTCAAGGGAGAGCCGACCGTAGTGAACGGGTACGCCATGGGCGCTTCTCTGCTCGCCCTTTTCGCTCGGTCCGGCGGCGGCATCTTCACGAAGGGCGCCGATATGGGCGCCGACCTGGTCGGCAAGGTGGAAGCGGGCATCCCCGAGGATGATCCGCGCAATCCGGCCGTTATCGCGGACAACGTGGGCGATAACGTGGGCGACGTCGCGGGTCTTGGGGCGGACCTTCTCGAGTCCTACGTCGAGGCCATCATTGCCAGCCTTGCGGTCGCGGTGATTATTTCCCGGGCTGCCGATGCGGCGGCTTCCGGGGCAGCCTATGTCACGGCCTACCCGTTCGTGATTGCGGCGATCGGTATTTTCGCCTCGATCGTGGGCGTGATGTACGTCAAGATATTCGCGAGGAGCAATCCTCAGAAGGCCCTGATGTTCGGCACCTACATCGCGGCAATCCTCTCGATCGCCGGGGTATTCGTGTATTCCGCCGCGGCCGGGACGCCATTCGTGTTGGAAGGCGTTACCTATGGCAAATATGGTCCCGCCTGGGCATGCGTGATCGGGATCCTGTCGGGCATGATTGTCGGGTTCGTCAGCGAGTATTTCACGTCGGGCAGTTACGGCCCTGTACAGAAGCTGGCGGAACGCTGCCAGACCGGTCCGGCGATTGCGGTGACTGAAGGGACGGCGGTTGGCATGCAGAGCACATGTGTGCCGGTCATTGCGCTCGGCATCGCCGTGGTGATTTCGTACTACGTTGCCGGGACCTACGGCGTGGCCATCGCGTCTCTTGGCATGCTTGCCACGACGGGTATGGTGGTTGCCGTGGACGCGTACGGGCCTATCGCCGACAACTCGGGCGGCATCGCCGAGATGGCGGGGCTTGACCCGAGCGTGCGCAAGATCACCGACAATCTGGATGCTGTGGGCAACACCACGGCCGCCATCGGTAAAGGGTTCGCCATCGGGTCCGCGGCCTTTGCGGCCATCGGCCTCTTGAGCGCGTTCATGCTTACCGTAAACATGGTGCGGGTGAAGAACGGACAGGGGGCTCTGGTCACGACTTTGGATGAAGCGACCGTTCTCGGCGGGCTGCTCATCGGGGCGATGATGCCGTTCTTCTTCTCGTCGATGTTGTTCCGTGCCGTAGGGAAGTGCGCGGACACGATGATTATGGAAGTGCGGCGTCAGTTCCGCGAGATCCCCGGCCTCAAGGAAGGCAAGAAAGGCGTCCATCCCGACAGCACGAAGTGCGTGAGTATCGCCACCAAGGGCGCCATCAACGGCATGTTGTTCCCGGGCGGGATGGCCATCGTGGCCCCGGTCATCGTCGGGTTCGCATTGGGTGCGGAAGGCCTCGCGGGCTTCCTGGTAGGCGCGATTGCAACGGGCGTCATGTTGGGCATCCAGACCGCCAACAGCGGCGGCGCTATGGACAATGCCAAGAAGTACATTGAGGAAGGCAATTTCGGCGGCAAGGGTTCTGATGCTCACAAGGCGGCGGTCGTGGGCGACACCGTGGGCGATCCCCTGAAGGATACTGTCGGCCCCTCGATCAACATTCTGATCAAGCTCATGTGCGTGATTTCGCTTGTGCTGGCGCCGTTGTTCGCCTGA
- a CDS encoding sulfatase-like hydrolase/transferase: MNRRAFLRCLAAGPAAAALGLPIRAAGAARSVPNIILCMADDLGWGDTGYNGHPVLRTPTLDEMARAGIRFNRFYSAAPVCSPTRGSCLTGRHPYRYGIFSANVGHMRPEELTLAEVLKQKGYATGHFGKWHLGTLTKTVKDSNRGGPDGADHYSPPWENGFDVCFSTEAKVPTWDPMIDPETGKAYGTRYWREDGSIVDDNLEGDDSRIIMDRVIPFVRRGAEAKRPFLAVIWFHASHMPCVAGGKYLAMYEGQSEEYAHYYGCITAMDEQVGRLRQELRALGVAENTMLWFCSDNGPEGQSDDSPGATAGLRGRKRDLFEGGIRVPGLLEWPAQASRPFTSDAPCCTSDFFPTICSAVGIDGTGAPKPVDGIDLMPLIKGRMKKRPRPIAFESGRQMALIDNRYKIISTDEGKTYMLFDIDADPGEKEDLADKKPEMVLAMRKQLETWQASCKDSRNAGTATDMSQG; encoded by the coding sequence ATGAACCGGCGCGCGTTTCTGCGATGTCTGGCGGCAGGGCCCGCCGCGGCCGCCCTGGGATTGCCCATACGAGCCGCGGGCGCCGCGCGGAGTGTGCCCAACATCATCCTGTGCATGGCTGATGATCTGGGCTGGGGCGATACCGGGTACAACGGGCATCCTGTGTTGCGCACGCCGACACTGGATGAGATGGCGCGCGCGGGCATTCGGTTTAACCGTTTCTACTCCGCGGCGCCGGTGTGCTCTCCGACGCGGGGGAGTTGTCTGACAGGAAGGCATCCTTATCGTTACGGCATATTCAGCGCGAACGTGGGGCACATGAGACCAGAGGAACTGACCTTGGCCGAGGTCCTGAAACAAAAGGGCTACGCCACCGGCCATTTCGGCAAATGGCATCTCGGCACGTTGACGAAGACAGTCAAAGACTCGAACCGTGGGGGCCCCGATGGCGCAGACCACTATAGTCCGCCCTGGGAAAATGGATTTGATGTCTGCTTCTCGACGGAGGCGAAGGTGCCCACGTGGGACCCCATGATTGATCCCGAGACCGGTAAGGCCTACGGCACACGGTACTGGCGGGAGGATGGCAGCATCGTTGACGACAATCTCGAAGGGGACGATTCGCGCATCATCATGGACCGGGTCATACCCTTTGTGCGCCGGGGAGCCGAGGCAAAAAGGCCGTTCCTGGCCGTGATCTGGTTTCACGCCTCGCACATGCCCTGTGTGGCAGGCGGCAAGTACCTGGCGATGTATGAAGGCCAATCCGAAGAATACGCGCATTACTACGGCTGCATTACCGCGATGGACGAGCAGGTCGGCCGTCTTCGGCAGGAACTGCGTGCCTTGGGCGTGGCGGAGAATACCATGCTATGGTTTTGCAGCGATAACGGTCCCGAGGGTCAGTCGGACGATTCCCCGGGCGCCACGGCGGGTCTGCGGGGGCGCAAGCGCGATCTTTTCGAGGGCGGTATCCGGGTTCCGGGACTCCTTGAATGGCCCGCGCAGGCGAGCCGGCCTTTCACAAGTGACGCGCCTTGCTGCACGTCCGACTTTTTCCCGACCATATGCAGCGCTGTTGGCATTGACGGCACAGGAGCTCCGAAACCTGTCGATGGTATCGACTTGATGCCGCTCATCAAAGGGCGCATGAAGAAACGGCCGCGTCCGATCGCCTTTGAATCGGGCCGGCAGATGGCCCTTATCGACAACCGCTACAAGATCATCTCTACTGACGAAGGCAAAACCTACATGCTCTTCGATATAGACGCGGATCCCGGGGAAAAAGAAGACCTGGCGGACAAGAAACCGGAAATGGTGCTGGCTATGCGCAAACAACTGGAAACATGGCAGGCCTCCTGCAAAGACAGCCGGAACGCAGGGACTGCCACGGACATGTCACAGGGTTAA
- the rnc gene encoding ribonuclease III yields MNSISLRFRELQALALRLGIRFENIAILDRALTHASIACERKDSCKNYESLEFVGDAALGLAAAHLLFERVPERTPGEYSRMRAAIVNRRCLARIARGLDIAPAIRLGKGEELAGGRARAALLADCLEALLGALYLDQGWEAAQAFAVRLLEPEVAALQARRRIWDFKSRLLHHCQARHIGLPEFVVVRSDGPDHRKEFEVEVLLRGTSAGQGVGASKKEAEQKAAHMALLREGIVFDDEEE; encoded by the coding sequence ATGAATAGCATCTCCTTACGGTTCCGCGAACTGCAAGCGCTTGCCCTTCGATTGGGGATACGGTTCGAGAACATCGCTATCCTTGACCGGGCGCTCACCCATGCTTCCATCGCATGTGAACGGAAGGACTCGTGCAAGAACTATGAATCGCTGGAATTCGTGGGTGACGCGGCGCTGGGATTGGCGGCGGCACACCTGTTGTTTGAGCGAGTCCCGGAGCGCACGCCGGGAGAGTACAGCCGTATGCGGGCCGCGATCGTGAATCGCCGTTGCCTGGCGCGTATTGCGCGGGGCTTGGACATCGCGCCCGCAATCAGGTTGGGAAAAGGCGAAGAATTGGCCGGCGGAAGGGCTCGAGCGGCCCTGCTGGCGGATTGTCTTGAAGCCCTGTTGGGGGCGCTATATCTGGACCAGGGTTGGGAAGCCGCCCAGGCGTTTGCCGTGCGGTTGCTCGAACCCGAAGTCGCGGCGTTGCAGGCACGGCGCCGGATTTGGGATTTCAAGTCGCGCCTTCTGCACCACTGCCAGGCGCGTCACATCGGTCTGCCCGAATTTGTGGTGGTCCGGTCGGATGGGCCTGACCACCGCAAGGAATTCGAGGTTGAGGTTCTGCTGCGCGGGACATCCGCGGGGCAGGGTGTGGGCGCGAGCAAGAAAGAGGCCGAACAGAAAGCGGCGCACATGGCGCTGTTGCGCGAAGGGATAGTTTTCGACGACGAAGAAGAGTGA
- a CDS encoding sulfatase has protein sequence MAREVNRRDFMAAAGASVAAVSAAGRGNAQQPSAARKRNVLIYVTDDQGRADAGCYGNSVIKTPGLDRLASGGARFTHAFCTTASCSPSRSVILSGLYNHANGQYGLEHSYHHFSSFPDVEGLPVRLSKAGYRTAQMGKFHVAPEPAYHFDEYLKAKGNVPADMAVACREFIAQEGDKPFFLYFCTTQPHRPFHRQGADPVAPENVIVPPYLPDSPECREELAQYYGSVQTADAGLLRLIELLEETGHWEDTLIIYVSDNGIAFPGAKTTLYEPGMNLPCVVREPFAGKPGIVTDAMVNWADIVPTVLDFAGVEVGEKNVHGRSFLPVLQGAPSSGWDEVYASHTFHEVTMYYPMRVVRERRYKLIWNIAHGLEYPFASDLYGSATWQGVLKRGDEYYGKRKVDAYLHRPAFELYDLEADPHEVNNLAGEHAHAETLTRLKNKLRAFQERTKDPWLLKWERE, from the coding sequence ATGGCACGAGAAGTAAACCGGCGAGACTTCATGGCGGCGGCGGGCGCAAGTGTGGCGGCCGTATCGGCGGCGGGACGGGGAAATGCCCAGCAGCCGTCCGCTGCTCGAAAACGAAATGTGCTGATCTACGTTACCGACGACCAGGGCCGTGCCGATGCCGGTTGCTACGGCAATTCTGTTATCAAGACGCCGGGCTTGGACCGCCTGGCCTCGGGGGGCGCGCGGTTCACGCACGCGTTCTGCACGACGGCGAGTTGCAGCCCGAGCCGCTCCGTGATTCTCTCCGGACTGTACAACCACGCGAACGGCCAATACGGGCTCGAGCACTCCTATCACCATTTTTCGTCGTTTCCGGATGTGGAAGGCCTGCCTGTGCGCCTGAGCAAGGCAGGCTACCGGACTGCGCAGATGGGCAAGTTCCACGTCGCGCCGGAACCGGCGTACCATTTCGACGAGTATTTGAAAGCCAAGGGCAATGTGCCCGCGGATATGGCCGTTGCCTGCCGCGAATTCATCGCGCAAGAGGGCGACAAGCCTTTCTTCCTCTATTTTTGCACCACCCAGCCGCACAGGCCGTTCCACCGTCAAGGCGCAGACCCCGTAGCGCCCGAGAACGTCATTGTGCCGCCGTACCTGCCCGATTCGCCCGAGTGCCGCGAGGAGCTGGCGCAATACTACGGGTCGGTTCAGACCGCGGACGCCGGATTGCTCCGCCTCATCGAGCTCCTGGAGGAAACCGGGCATTGGGAAGACACGCTGATCATCTATGTTTCGGACAACGGCATTGCGTTTCCTGGCGCAAAGACGACGTTGTATGAACCGGGTATGAACCTGCCCTGCGTCGTGCGGGAGCCTTTTGCCGGCAAGCCGGGCATCGTGACCGATGCCATGGTGAACTGGGCGGACATCGTGCCGACGGTTCTTGATTTCGCGGGCGTGGAGGTGGGCGAGAAGAACGTCCATGGGCGCTCGTTCCTGCCTGTCCTGCAGGGCGCGCCGTCTTCCGGGTGGGATGAGGTCTATGCCTCGCACACGTTCCACGAAGTCACCATGTATTATCCAATGCGGGTGGTGCGCGAGCGGCGCTACAAGCTGATCTGGAACATCGCGCACGGACTCGAATACCCGTTTGCGTCCGATCTATACGGATCGGCAACGTGGCAGGGCGTTCTGAAGCGCGGAGACGAATACTACGGCAAGCGAAAGGTCGACGCGTATCTGCACCGGCCCGCATTCGAGCTGTACGACCTCGAAGCGGACCCCCACGAAGTCAACAACCTCGCGGGGGAACACGCGCATGCCGAGACCCTGACGCGTCTGAAGAACAAGCTGCGGGCGTTTCAGGAGCGTACAAAGGATCCCTGGCTTCTGAAGTGGGAGCGCGAATAG